TCTGCGTGACCACCCCCGCACCCACCGTCCGGCCCCCTTCGCGAATGGCGAACCGGAGTTCTTTCTCCATCGCAATCGGCGTGATCAACTCCACCTCCAAACCAATATTGTCCCCAGGCATCACCATCTCCACCTTCTCCGGAAGTTTGACGGTGCCCGTCACATCCGTCGTCCGAAAATAAAACTGCGGA
The DNA window shown above is from Deltaproteobacteria bacterium and carries:
- the tuf gene encoding elongation factor Tu (EF-Tu; promotes GTP-dependent binding of aminoacyl-tRNA to the A-site of ribosomes during protein biosynthesis; when the tRNA anticodon matches the mRNA codon, GTP hydrolysis results; the inactive EF-Tu-GDP leaves the ribosome and release of GDP is promoted by elongation factor Ts; many prokaryotes have two copies of the gene encoding EF-Tu), which translates into the protein PQFYFRTTDVTGTVKLPEKVEMVMPGDNIGLEVELITPIAMEKELRFAIREGGRTVGAGVVTQIIE